Below is a genomic region from Thermoanaerobaculia bacterium.
TCGCATTCACGACCTCGGCGGGCCGACCGAAGCGGCCGGTCTCTTTCTCGGCAGCCTGACCTTCGCCTCGGCGCTTTCCGCCCCGTTCACCGGCGCCCTGGGGGACCGGCTCGGTCAGGGCCGTGTCCTGGCGACGGCGGCCACCGCCATCGCCGCGCTCTTCGCGATCTACTCCTTCGTCACCGCCTGGCCGCTCTTCGTCGCGCTCGCTTTCGCGCAGGGGATCTTCTGGTCGGCTCTCCTGACCTCGTCGGGCGCCTATGCGGTGCGGCTCATTCCGGAGGCTCGCCGCGGCGAGGGCTTCGCGGTGCACGGCATGGCGACCATCCTCGCCATCTCGCTCGCCCCGAGCCTCGGCTTCCTGTTGTTCGGTCTGGGCTGGCGTTGGCTGACGGCGGTGCTCGCGGCGGCGAACGGGGCGATCGCGCTCCTCGCGCTGCGCTTCGTCGGGGGCGACGCCGAAGTATCGCGCCGAGCCGGGCTCGCCCCGCCGCCGGAACGGCTCGCCTGGCCGGTGCTGCGCTTCGCGGTGGGCCTCTTCCTCGTCTCGCTCGGCTACGGCGGGCTGACCAGCTTCATCGCGCTCTACACGGAATTTCGCGGCGTGGCGCCGCGCGGAGTCTTCTTCGTGGCTTTCGCCGGCACAATCTTCGGCCTGCGGCCGTTCGTCGGGCGCTGGATCGACCGGGTCGGAGCGTTCGCGGCCCTGCGTCCCTCGATCGTGGCGGTGGCAGTGGCGCTCTCGCTGATGCCGCTCGCCGCGACGCGACCGGCGATCGCCGCCTGCGCAGTCCTCTACGGCCTCGGCTTCGCGGCCATCGGGCCCGCCTTCACGACCTACGTGATCGGCCGCGTGGCCCCCGAGCGCCGGGGCGCGGCGTTCGGCGCGAACATCGCCGCCTTCGACACCGGCATCGGCAGCGGCTCGATTCTCTTCGGTCCGGTGATCGCCCATGCCGGCTACGCCCCGGCCTTCGCGCTCGCCGCGGTCGCGGCGATTGGCGCCTGGCCCTACTTCAGCTGGGCGCGGCGGCGCTTCGAAGCGGAGACCGCCGCCGAAGCCACCGTCAGCTAGAAGAGCGACGGATACCGGTTCGGAGCGGCGTCGCGCATGAGGCCGTAGATGGCGCGGAAGATCTCGTCGCGCGAGGGCTTCGAGAAATAGTCGCCGTCGGAGCCGTAGGCCGGTCGATGCTCGCGGCCGGTGACCGTGACCGGTGGAGCATCGAGCCACCAGAAGCCGCCCATGCGCTCGACGATCTGCTGCATCAGCCAGGCCGAGGCGCCGCCGGGGACGTCCTCGTCGACGATCACCAGGCGATTCGTCTTGCGCAGGCTGGCGATGATGCGGTCCTCGCGGTCGAACGGCGACAGCGTCTGGACGTCGATGATCTCGATCTCGACGCCGGTCTTCGCCAGCAGGACCGCTGCCTCCTCGACGATCGGGCAGCAGGCGCCATAGGTCACGACCGTGACGTCGCGCCCCTCGCGCAGCGTTTCGGGCACCCCGAGCGGCACGCGGAAGGAGCCGACGTTTGCCGGCAGGCGCTCCTTGTGGCGGTAGCCGTTCAGGACTTCGACGACGATCGCCGGATCGTCGGCGGCGAGCAGCGTGTTGTACATCCCCGCGGCCTGCGTCATGTTGCGCGGCACACAGAGCCAGATGCCGCGCGTGAGATGGAGCAGGCCGCCCATCTGCGAGCCCGAATGCCAGATCCCCTCGAGGCGATGTCCGCGGGTGCGCACGATCACCGGCGCCACCTGCGCTCCCGCGGTCCGCCAGGAGAGCGAAGCGAGGTCGTCGGAGAGCGTCTGCAGGCCGTAGAGGACGTAGTCGAGGTACTGGATCTCGGCGATCGGCCGGATACCGCGCAACGCCAGGCCGATCGCCTGCCCCATGATCGTCTGCTCGCGGATACCCGTGTCGGACACCCGCAGCGCGCCGTATTTCTTCTGCAGGCCGAGAAATCCCTGATTGACGTCGCCCAGATGGCCGACATCCTCACCGAAGGCGACCAGGTTGGGCATTCGCGCCAGTGCTTCGTCGAAACAGGCGTTCAGGACCTCGAAGCCGTTGAGGACGGGGGACTCTTCGTCGTAGAGCGCCGCCACCGGGGCGATCTCGAGCGGCGAACGTGAACCCGACGCGCGAAGGTGCGAGCCGTAGCGCTCTTCGTTCTCGAGCCTGTGCTCCTGCGTCCAGCGCGCCAGCGCGGCGCGCTCGGCCGAGGCGTCGCCCAAGGTCGCGATCAGAATCTCGTGTGCCGAGGTCTGGAGATTGCGGTGCAGGACGGGGTGCATGCGATCGAGCGACTTCACCAGTGCCTCGATGGCGGCCGGGTCGCCCGCCTGCCGGGCCACCTTGCCGGCGAGGTCGGTGAAGACCCGCTTGTCGACGCCGATCGCCTCCTGATAGGCGTCCCAGGCCCGGCGCTGCGCCTCGCGGGCCGCCGTCGCAGACTCCCTCTCGATTGCGTCGAGCTCGCTTTCGCCGGCGATCCCTTCGGCGAGCATCCAGGCGCGCATGCGGCGCAGGCCGTCGAACTCCACTTCGAACGCCAGGCGCTCGGTGGACTTGTAGCGCTCGTGGCTGCCGGAGGTGGAGTGGCCCTGGGGCTGCGTGACTTCGGCGACATGAACGATCGCCGGCACATGGTCGCGACGGACCCGTTCGGCGGCGGCCAAGTAGGTGTCGACGAGAGCGGGATAGTCCCAGCCGCGGACGCGATAGAGCTCGAAACCCTCGCCGCAGTCCGGCTTTCGCCCGAATCCGGAGAGCATCTCGGAAAGGTCGCTCTTGCAGATCTGGTGCTCGTTGGCGACCGAGATGCCGTAGCCGTCGTCCCAGATCGACAGCAGCACCGCAGCGCGCAGCACACCGATGGCGTTGACCGTCTCCCAGAAATGCCCCTCGGCGGTCGAGGCGTTGCCGATCGTGCCGAAGGCGATCTCGTTGCCGCCGCGCGAGAACTTCTCGAAGCCGCCGTCGGCCAGACCGGGCAGCTCGCGATAGAGCCGCGACGCGTGTCCGAGCCCCACCAGGCGGGGCATCTGGCCGGCGGTGGGGGACATGTCGGCGGCGCTCTGGACGCGGGCAGTGATGTCCAGGGGCGCGCCGTCCGCGTCGCGCAGACGGGTGGCGAAGTGGGCATTCATCTGGCGGCCGGCGGAGGCCGGCTCGCGCACCGGGTCGGCGTCAGCGTAGAGCTGGGCGAAAAACTGGTCGAGCGTGAGCTCGCCCACCGCCAGCATGAAGGTCTGGTCGCGGTAGTAGCCCGAGCGGAAGTCGCCCGGCTGCGCGGCGCGCGCCATGGCGAGCTGGGCGAGCTCCTTGCCGTCACCGAAGATGCCGAACTTGCCCTTGCCGGTGAGCACTTCCCGCCGGCCGATGAGGCTGGCGTGACGGCTCTCCCAGCCCAGCCGGTAGTCGGCGAGGACGCTCGCGCGGGTGAGGACGGGGCCGTGGTTCTCGGCGACGGGATGGGGGGCGGTGTCGGTCATCGGCCGCCGATCTTACCGGCTCTGGGGTGGAGCGGGCGATGCGGTACCCGCTGCCCAGTCGAAGGCGAGGTTGCCGGTGCGGGCGAGGATCGCTTCCC
It encodes:
- a CDS encoding MFS transporter; its protein translation is MWRRNGRATDRSREPLLSVAFLELCLFNFAASAAVFALLPVAPYRIHDLGGPTEAAGLFLGSLTFASALSAPFTGALGDRLGQGRVLATAATAIAALFAIYSFVTAWPLFVALAFAQGIFWSALLTSSGAYAVRLIPEARRGEGFAVHGMATILAISLAPSLGFLLFGLGWRWLTAVLAAANGAIALLALRFVGGDAEVSRRAGLAPPPERLAWPVLRFAVGLFLVSLGYGGLTSFIALYTEFRGVAPRGVFFVAFAGTIFGLRPFVGRWIDRVGAFAALRPSIVAVAVALSLMPLAATRPAIAACAVLYGLGFAAIGPAFTTYVIGRVAPERRGAAFGANIAAFDTGIGSGSILFGPVIAHAGYAPAFALAAVAAIGAWPYFSWARRRFEAETAAEATVS
- a CDS encoding transketolase, which produces MTDTAPHPVAENHGPVLTRASVLADYRLGWESRHASLIGRREVLTGKGKFGIFGDGKELAQLAMARAAQPGDFRSGYYRDQTFMLAVGELTLDQFFAQLYADADPVREPASAGRQMNAHFATRLRDADGAPLDITARVQSAADMSPTAGQMPRLVGLGHASRLYRELPGLADGGFEKFSRGGNEIAFGTIGNASTAEGHFWETVNAIGVLRAAVLLSIWDDGYGISVANEHQICKSDLSEMLSGFGRKPDCGEGFELYRVRGWDYPALVDTYLAAAERVRRDHVPAIVHVAEVTQPQGHSTSGSHERYKSTERLAFEVEFDGLRRMRAWMLAEGIAGESELDAIERESATAAREAQRRAWDAYQEAIGVDKRVFTDLAGKVARQAGDPAAIEALVKSLDRMHPVLHRNLQTSAHEILIATLGDASAERAALARWTQEHRLENEERYGSHLRASGSRSPLEIAPVAALYDEESPVLNGFEVLNACFDEALARMPNLVAFGEDVGHLGDVNQGFLGLQKKYGALRVSDTGIREQTIMGQAIGLALRGIRPIAEIQYLDYVLYGLQTLSDDLASLSWRTAGAQVAPVIVRTRGHRLEGIWHSGSQMGGLLHLTRGIWLCVPRNMTQAAGMYNTLLAADDPAIVVEVLNGYRHKERLPANVGSFRVPLGVPETLREGRDVTVVTYGACCPIVEEAAVLLAKTGVEIEIIDVQTLSPFDREDRIIASLRKTNRLVIVDEDVPGGASAWLMQQIVERMGGFWWLDAPPVTVTGREHRPAYGSDGDYFSKPSRDEIFRAIYGLMRDAAPNRYPSLF